A genomic stretch from Telmatocola sphagniphila includes:
- a CDS encoding YidH family protein, which translates to MPVVNEEKPDTPDPRVRMAAERTLLAWIRTGVAMMGFGFVVARFGWFLREFSARENQPIPSTRWSLILGVGLVALGVFVNILSAVEHRRFLFRHDKGLPYQPPSWSSGIAICMILAVLGAIMVVYLLLLEI; encoded by the coding sequence ATGCCAGTAGTAAATGAAGAGAAACCGGACACCCCAGATCCTCGAGTTCGGATGGCGGCCGAGCGAACTCTGTTAGCATGGATTCGAACGGGTGTCGCTATGATGGGCTTTGGGTTTGTGGTCGCTCGATTTGGCTGGTTCCTTCGCGAATTCTCTGCTCGAGAAAATCAACCAATTCCTTCCACGCGCTGGTCTTTGATTCTGGGAGTGGGACTGGTGGCACTAGGCGTTTTCGTCAACATTCTGTCTGCCGTCGAACATCGCCGCTTTCTCTTCCGGCACGATAAAGGTTTACCTTATCAACCGCCCAGTTGGTCGAGCGGAATCGCGATTTGTATGATTCTCGCGGTTCTGGGGGCAATCATGGTAGTCTATCTGCTCTTACTGGAGATTTGA
- a CDS encoding glycosyltransferase family 4 protein, whose translation MSRSEPVTLPPKVTVFYHYFHPDDVVSARHFSDLCEGLAKRGWEVVAKPCNRGCRDESITYPKWEEWAGVKIHRLWRPNFKQSSGKGRLLNAFFMILRWSIASRHVSRHRREVMIVGTDPVLSVLVARFWKLIKPSCKIVHWCFDLYPEAPIAEGMFQENSRLIRLVRGSLKKAYKACDLIADLGPCMAQLLSRYQSQAKTTTLVPWALVEPNEPVTVDPNTRKELFGEAQLALLYSGSYGRAHSCAEFLELARHLKPNTDIQFNFAARGNRIEELKSQVTSDDSNVHFAGFAPESQLEKRLGSCDIHMVSLRPEWTGTVVPSKFFGALATGRSVLFSGSPNSAIAKWIEEFKVGWVLSKENIKEVADQLNRLASSPEQLLQMNRHCHQIYQTHFSKDHLLNRWDQELRELL comes from the coding sequence ATGAGCCGATCCGAACCGGTAACGCTACCGCCTAAAGTCACCGTTTTTTATCACTACTTTCATCCGGATGATGTAGTTAGTGCCCGGCATTTTTCAGATCTCTGCGAAGGATTAGCTAAAAGGGGATGGGAAGTCGTTGCCAAGCCGTGCAACCGGGGTTGCAGGGATGAATCGATCACCTATCCCAAGTGGGAAGAATGGGCGGGGGTAAAAATCCATCGCCTTTGGCGCCCAAACTTTAAGCAGAGTAGTGGCAAAGGTCGATTGCTTAACGCTTTTTTCATGATCCTGCGCTGGTCCATTGCCTCCCGACATGTTTCGCGGCACAGGCGAGAAGTCATGATCGTCGGGACAGATCCCGTTCTGAGCGTGTTAGTTGCGAGATTTTGGAAGCTGATCAAACCCTCATGCAAGATCGTCCACTGGTGCTTCGATCTCTACCCGGAAGCCCCCATTGCGGAAGGGATGTTTCAGGAGAACTCCCGTCTCATACGCCTGGTTCGCGGCAGCCTCAAAAAAGCCTATAAAGCCTGCGATCTGATTGCCGATCTGGGTCCATGCATGGCTCAACTGCTTTCCAGGTACCAATCGCAGGCAAAAACTACAACCCTGGTTCCCTGGGCGCTCGTGGAACCGAACGAGCCAGTGACAGTCGATCCGAACACCCGCAAAGAACTCTTCGGTGAAGCCCAGTTAGCGCTCCTTTATTCCGGGAGTTATGGTCGAGCGCATTCCTGCGCGGAATTTCTGGAACTGGCTCGACACTTGAAGCCGAATACCGACATTCAGTTTAATTTTGCGGCCCGGGGCAATCGGATTGAAGAATTGAAGAGCCAGGTCACATCGGACGATTCCAATGTTCATTTCGCCGGATTTGCACCCGAATCGCAGCTCGAAAAAAGACTCGGATCTTGCGACATTCACATGGTGAGCTTGCGACCGGAATGGACGGGAACGGTAGTTCCCTCCAAATTCTTCGGCGCTCTCGCAACGGGAAGAAGCGTCCTTTTCAGCGGGTCCCCGAACTCAGCGATTGCAAAATGGATTGAAGAATTTAAAGTGGGCTGGGTGCTTTCCAAAGAGAATATCAAGGAGGTTGCAGACCAGCTGAATCGACTGGCTTCAAGTCCTGAGCAATTGTTGCAGATGAACCGGCACTGTCATCAGATTTACCAGACGCACTTTTCCAAGGATCATCTCCTGAACAGATGGGATCAGGAATTGAGAGAACTGCTTTAA
- a CDS encoding polysaccharide biosynthesis tyrosine autokinase, translated as MQGQIVQRPVADGRLRDYDSALEEYEGGSSDDQDQSPSRYLTVLWRRKWILAIAGLLGLVIGFVYTFEKPRIYQSSAQVMLSRKKQPTMTEGTGPLADTRTAYLDDYVTTQLLLLKSDLILRNAAKNFEKFSLPGAASVDSAVGMLGGGLGALRDKDTAGRGGNVVMLTFRSSSQEYCARYLESIISSYQEFLQDKFDAATNIEIKQIEKTLKDMDSEIKHGEEELVEKARTEKNVFEENPEDLKKRISNAKERIDALEVRQASIAKKLALIAEFRAKDSPPKDRPLLLAQLSIQAPGTNPNGGTNNGNNSISALDALIRSTELEVGRMQSDLDYKMVPLGNNHPEALSMKSRLNFLKNQLLKMKEANGGNGGIEQDVIEFQNQLLDAEKGSNEVDLKTLKDKLERDTKLAQTVGLYTSLQTNLDEKKKRYLARKEDLERTKRNLEATKNSGGYEMTLLQPPEKSPVYKVEPNMFTGTVLGGFLGLLIGIALAALAEVTDRTFHTPDEIRTKLGVPVIAHIPTLESNLQLGTSSSQGSNGQPIADPSIICYHTPKSRSAESIRGLRTSIYFSLLGRGHQVIQVTSPNPADGKSTLISNLAVSIAQSGKKIVLIDADMRKPRIHKLFPSVSAEFGLSSVVIGEKTIKEAIQPTGIENLSILPVGQRPSNPAELLSSPAFRLVLEEIRKEYDFILIDTPPLLAVSDPAVVASCVDGLLLVIRIRPNIRPAAERARTMLRTLGVKLLGVVVNSLDDKGAQYGYGYSYGYGYNYGYGYKYAYNYDYEYADKYNLDDVIDLPAINDSPKKG; from the coding sequence GTGCAGGGGCAAATAGTTCAACGACCTGTCGCCGACGGTAGATTGCGGGATTACGACTCAGCTTTGGAAGAATACGAAGGGGGATCGTCCGATGACCAGGATCAAAGCCCTTCGCGTTATCTCACAGTACTCTGGCGCAGAAAATGGATTCTGGCCATTGCAGGCTTGCTAGGACTTGTCATCGGATTCGTTTACACATTTGAAAAACCTCGAATCTACCAGTCCTCGGCTCAAGTGATGCTGAGCCGAAAAAAACAACCCACTATGACAGAGGGGACTGGACCTTTAGCCGATACTCGTACTGCTTATCTGGATGACTACGTAACGACTCAACTGCTGTTACTCAAAAGCGATTTGATTTTACGTAATGCCGCGAAGAATTTTGAGAAATTCAGTCTTCCTGGAGCGGCCAGCGTAGATTCTGCAGTCGGAATGCTCGGCGGTGGATTGGGTGCCTTGCGCGATAAAGACACAGCTGGTCGCGGCGGTAATGTGGTCATGCTCACCTTCCGGAGCAGTTCTCAGGAATACTGCGCCCGCTATCTGGAAAGCATCATCAGCAGCTACCAGGAGTTTCTGCAAGATAAATTCGATGCGGCCACGAACATCGAAATCAAACAAATTGAGAAGACTCTCAAAGATATGGACTCGGAAATAAAGCACGGTGAAGAGGAATTGGTCGAAAAAGCCAGAACCGAGAAGAATGTTTTTGAAGAGAATCCGGAAGATCTGAAAAAACGCATATCGAATGCGAAGGAGCGCATCGACGCACTGGAAGTTAGACAGGCTTCCATTGCGAAGAAACTGGCTCTCATCGCCGAATTCCGTGCAAAAGATAGTCCACCCAAAGATCGCCCATTGCTACTGGCTCAGCTCTCCATTCAAGCTCCAGGAACTAACCCCAATGGGGGTACGAATAACGGCAATAATTCCATCTCGGCCCTGGATGCTCTGATTCGCAGCACGGAGTTGGAAGTTGGTCGAATGCAATCGGATTTGGACTACAAAATGGTCCCTTTGGGCAACAATCACCCCGAAGCGCTGAGTATGAAATCCCGGTTGAACTTCTTGAAGAATCAGCTTCTGAAAATGAAAGAGGCCAACGGCGGTAATGGGGGAATCGAGCAAGATGTGATTGAGTTTCAAAATCAGTTACTGGATGCCGAAAAGGGTAGTAATGAAGTCGATTTGAAAACTTTGAAGGATAAGCTCGAACGCGATACCAAGCTTGCTCAGACGGTTGGCCTGTATACCTCTTTGCAGACGAATCTCGATGAGAAAAAGAAAAGATATCTGGCACGGAAAGAAGACTTGGAGCGCACCAAACGTAACCTCGAAGCGACGAAAAACTCCGGCGGTTACGAAATGACCCTGCTGCAGCCACCCGAGAAGTCGCCGGTATATAAAGTTGAACCCAATATGTTCACGGGAACCGTGCTGGGCGGATTCCTTGGCTTGCTGATTGGCATTGCTTTGGCCGCGCTGGCAGAAGTAACCGATCGAACCTTCCACACTCCCGATGAAATACGCACAAAGCTGGGAGTTCCAGTCATCGCGCATATCCCGACTCTGGAATCGAATTTGCAATTAGGCACCTCTTCCTCACAGGGCAGTAACGGTCAGCCTATAGCCGACCCGTCGATTATCTGTTACCACACTCCGAAATCTCGCTCCGCGGAATCCATTCGAGGCCTTCGAACCTCCATTTACTTCAGCTTGCTGGGGCGAGGGCATCAGGTTATTCAAGTTACCAGCCCGAATCCGGCCGATGGAAAGTCGACCCTGATCTCGAATTTGGCGGTATCAATCGCCCAATCGGGGAAAAAGATTGTTTTGATCGACGCCGATATGCGAAAACCGAGAATTCACAAGCTGTTCCCTAGCGTCAGTGCAGAATTTGGTTTGTCGAGTGTTGTTATTGGTGAGAAAACGATCAAGGAAGCCATTCAACCTACGGGAATCGAGAATCTCTCCATTCTCCCGGTCGGACAGCGCCCGAGCAACCCTGCCGAACTCCTCTCCTCGCCCGCTTTCCGACTGGTTTTGGAAGAAATTCGGAAAGAGTACGACTTCATTCTGATCGACACCCCGCCCCTCCTGGCGGTTTCCGATCCGGCGGTCGTCGCTTCCTGCGTTGACGGTCTATTACTTGTGATTCGGATTCGACCGAATATTCGTCCCGCGGCCGAGCGAGCACGGACCATGTTGAGAACGCTCGGTGTGAAATTGCTCGGGGTGGTAGTGAACTCCTTGGATGACAAGGGGGCTCAATACGGCTACGGGTACAGCTATGGGTACGGGTATAACTACGGGTATGGATATAAGTACGCTTACAACTACGATTACGAATACGCGGATAAGTATAATCTGGACGATGTGATCGATCTTCCGGCTATCAATGATAGCCCTAAGAAGGGGTAA
- a CDS encoding c-type cytochrome: MPFLRFFLCLSYLCCCFSAKASPVLVGVSRSHPLSELQLGELLLGELRCLACHTRSQGDLPIERKAPDLKDVGSRISPDYLKKFLLSPGASHSGSLMPNVLNQAPESQRKQIAESLLHFLIAQSTSKWSLQQSQPSDDARGKNLFHTIGCVACHAPREENGKELPVDGAISLGHLTSKYSLNSLTEFLFQPLKIRPAGRMPDMKLTPQEAVWIAGYLLKNTNLAEKPLEPKADLVESGKKYFQQFQCSACHSLEGVVPHALKGDLAKVNLDRGCLDSNTTNSPRFDLEESQLRAIRAALRKPVPASDSAKVALTFTTFNCIACHSRDNFGGISNERNAYFQTSAKNLGEEARIPPPLTLVGAKLQAVWLKKVLFDGESVRPYMLTRMPQFGEAQLRHLPELISKEDRIPSIKFSLPNPESEEEAERKRSEVMRDAGRGLMGDKGLYCISCHYVNGKTISMEGQNGMELMTSTERLQPNWFYQFLKAPGVYRPRIVMPDSWPGGKAAQQTILHGDTDRQIEAIWYYLSLGTSAPNPSGLQTPETKLSVGTATRTYRGRSSVAGYRGIAVGFPEKLHYAFNAETGTLTALWKGDYIRVDRGGQGSGAFNPASRPVQLSQDLSFYKLENEKSPWPMIPLTTREQPISPDPLYPKNRGYQFKGYELDDKDIPTFLYRIDQLEIADRSQVVTGKQATKLERQFIFKSPNHQTIWFRALTGVIEKESQDSFKNGEIRIVIPNCETLVRSLQTPAKTSELLLKFELSEGTTKKSITYELLK; this comes from the coding sequence ATGCCATTTCTGCGATTTTTTCTCTGTCTGAGCTATCTCTGCTGCTGTTTCTCGGCAAAGGCTTCCCCCGTACTAGTCGGTGTCTCGCGAAGTCATCCTCTCTCGGAGTTGCAGTTAGGGGAATTACTTCTGGGAGAATTGCGTTGTCTGGCCTGTCATACGCGTTCGCAGGGCGACCTTCCAATTGAGCGCAAAGCACCGGATCTCAAGGACGTTGGCTCGCGAATCTCCCCGGATTATTTAAAGAAATTTTTACTGTCGCCTGGCGCGAGCCATTCAGGCTCTCTGATGCCGAATGTTTTGAACCAGGCACCCGAATCGCAGCGCAAGCAGATTGCCGAATCCCTATTACACTTCCTGATTGCTCAGTCCACTTCAAAATGGTCGCTCCAGCAATCGCAACCAAGTGACGACGCCCGCGGAAAAAACCTTTTTCATACGATTGGCTGTGTGGCCTGCCATGCCCCGCGTGAGGAGAATGGCAAAGAATTGCCAGTGGACGGAGCCATTTCGCTAGGCCATCTAACCTCCAAATATAGCTTGAACTCACTAACGGAGTTTCTGTTTCAGCCGTTGAAAATCCGGCCGGCTGGGCGGATGCCCGATATGAAGTTGACTCCTCAGGAGGCAGTTTGGATTGCGGGTTATTTGCTGAAAAATACGAACTTGGCTGAAAAACCTCTCGAGCCGAAAGCGGATTTGGTGGAGTCGGGCAAAAAATACTTTCAACAATTCCAGTGTTCCGCTTGCCATTCGCTGGAGGGAGTAGTTCCACATGCTTTAAAGGGCGATCTTGCAAAGGTGAATTTAGATCGGGGCTGTCTGGACTCCAACACAACTAATAGCCCTCGATTCGATCTCGAAGAATCGCAACTGCGGGCTATTCGTGCAGCTTTGCGAAAGCCGGTACCTGCAAGTGACTCAGCAAAAGTTGCTCTCACTTTCACAACATTTAACTGTATCGCCTGCCATAGTCGCGACAATTTTGGTGGAATTTCCAACGAACGAAATGCCTATTTTCAAACCTCAGCTAAGAACCTTGGTGAGGAAGCCCGAATTCCGCCGCCTCTGACACTGGTGGGGGCGAAGCTCCAAGCGGTATGGCTGAAAAAAGTGCTCTTCGATGGCGAATCCGTTCGACCCTACATGTTAACTCGAATGCCGCAGTTCGGCGAAGCTCAGTTACGCCATCTCCCCGAATTGATTTCCAAAGAGGATCGAATTCCCAGCATCAAATTTTCTCTACCGAATCCTGAGAGCGAGGAGGAGGCGGAGCGAAAGCGATCCGAGGTGATGCGAGATGCGGGCCGTGGACTGATGGGGGATAAAGGGCTGTATTGCATTTCCTGCCATTATGTCAACGGAAAAACGATTTCCATGGAAGGGCAAAATGGCATGGAGTTGATGACCTCCACGGAAAGGCTACAACCAAATTGGTTTTATCAGTTTCTGAAAGCTCCGGGAGTTTATCGACCGCGCATTGTAATGCCGGATTCCTGGCCGGGGGGGAAGGCCGCTCAACAGACAATTCTTCATGGAGATACCGATCGACAAATTGAAGCCATTTGGTATTACCTCTCGCTCGGAACATCGGCCCCGAACCCCTCTGGCCTTCAAACGCCCGAGACAAAGCTATCTGTTGGCACTGCCACGAGAACATATCGAGGGCGCAGTAGTGTCGCGGGCTATCGGGGAATAGCGGTGGGGTTCCCCGAGAAACTCCATTATGCTTTTAATGCCGAAACGGGGACGCTCACTGCACTCTGGAAAGGCGATTACATTCGCGTGGACCGAGGAGGGCAGGGTTCCGGAGCCTTCAATCCAGCGAGTCGGCCGGTGCAGCTAAGCCAGGATCTCTCGTTTTACAAATTGGAGAATGAGAAAAGTCCCTGGCCAATGATTCCACTGACGACCCGGGAACAGCCGATTTCACCAGATCCCCTCTATCCCAAAAACCGTGGGTATCAGTTCAAAGGTTACGAACTGGACGACAAGGATATCCCAACGTTCTTGTATCGTATCGATCAGCTAGAAATTGCCGATCGCTCGCAGGTTGTTACGGGGAAACAAGCAACAAAACTGGAACGACAATTCATTTTCAAAAGTCCTAACCATCAGACAATCTGGTTCCGAGCACTCACCGGAGTCATCGAAAAAGAATCGCAAGACTCCTTTAAAAATGGGGAGATCCGTATCGTCATTCCCAATTGTGAAACGCTCGTTCGATCTTTACAGACTCCTGCTAAGACTTCAGAGTTGCTTCTGAAATTTGAGCTTTCCGAAGGCACAACCAAAAAGAGTATCACCTATGAATTGCTCAAATAA
- a CDS encoding protein kinase domain-containing protein — protein MDVTAAHIGVGREEFLSNLAAAELLNESDLKALQAETQSDVMQLADTVLRKGLITPYQLDAIVAGRPQDLKVGNYTLLSKLGQGGMGVVFKARHRRMKRMVAIKVLSAQLCQDESFVARFQREVETIARLGHPNIVMAYDADEAEIGHFLVMEFVEGRDLASEIAKKGPAQLPLAVDYILQTARGLAYAHSQNIVHRDIKPHNLLLDELGVVKVTDLGLAALSSGDKTAGSGLTQSGGILGTVDYMPPEQAVDSASIDARADIYSLGCTLYYLLTGTPPFSGPSMMSVLLKHRDAPIPKLSSKHGPVPPGLEAIYEKMMAKSVATRYQSMGEVIQELEQIRLQLGSVPGTNISSQTTGIFHPSSISSIAILRPDQKTIVARPVENSAISVLVVEPSRLQAGFIRKYLEQSAIRVLSSVTTGAAAEQAIRMEKPTAIVSSLYLSDMTGLELAQKIRADYPSAAPGFVLISSESESSEAQQLSQLNRVLLLPKPFGPEQLVSSVHLVTGQSISGRAGLAPPITRRNRAELRVLVVDDSSTARVHERIILNQLGFTQIHEASDGAQAIAAATREAFDLIVTDYNMPLLDGRALVSYLKQTTSTAAVPIVMVTTETEARILDPVRELGVAEIFPKAFPSDQVESLMKKLFG, from the coding sequence TTGGACGTCACGGCAGCGCATATCGGAGTAGGTCGAGAAGAATTTCTCTCGAACCTCGCCGCCGCGGAATTGCTTAATGAAAGCGATCTCAAGGCACTGCAGGCAGAAACTCAATCGGATGTGATGCAACTTGCCGATACCGTATTGCGCAAAGGTCTGATCACACCCTACCAACTCGATGCGATCGTCGCCGGTCGTCCCCAGGACCTAAAAGTCGGCAATTACACCCTGCTATCCAAACTGGGTCAGGGGGGTATGGGGGTAGTCTTTAAAGCGCGCCATCGCCGTATGAAGCGAATGGTGGCAATCAAAGTGCTTTCGGCCCAACTCTGTCAGGATGAATCATTCGTCGCACGCTTTCAGCGGGAAGTAGAGACCATCGCCAGGCTGGGCCATCCCAATATCGTCATGGCGTACGATGCGGACGAAGCCGAGATCGGTCACTTTCTCGTTATGGAATTTGTTGAAGGCCGAGATTTAGCTTCCGAGATCGCCAAGAAAGGTCCCGCTCAACTTCCTTTAGCAGTGGATTACATCCTTCAGACGGCTCGAGGGCTTGCGTACGCTCATTCGCAGAACATCGTTCACCGCGACATCAAACCTCATAACCTCCTTCTCGATGAGCTTGGGGTGGTCAAGGTTACCGATCTGGGGCTGGCGGCCTTATCTTCGGGTGACAAGACTGCGGGTTCGGGTTTAACTCAATCGGGCGGAATACTGGGAACTGTCGATTACATGCCCCCCGAGCAGGCCGTCGATTCCGCTTCCATCGACGCCCGGGCCGACATCTACAGTCTGGGATGCACTCTTTATTATCTTCTGACTGGCACACCCCCCTTCTCTGGCCCCTCCATGATGTCGGTTTTGCTGAAGCATCGGGATGCCCCGATTCCGAAACTCTCGAGTAAGCATGGGCCGGTTCCTCCCGGCTTAGAAGCGATCTACGAAAAAATGATGGCTAAGTCGGTTGCGACACGCTACCAGTCCATGGGCGAAGTGATTCAGGAACTGGAACAGATTCGACTTCAGCTCGGCAGTGTTCCCGGAACAAACATCAGCAGCCAGACGACGGGAATTTTCCACCCCTCCTCGATCTCATCCATTGCGATACTTAGACCCGATCAAAAAACGATTGTAGCTCGCCCCGTCGAAAATAGTGCGATCAGCGTACTGGTGGTCGAACCTTCTCGATTACAGGCCGGGTTCATTCGCAAATATTTGGAACAAAGTGCTATTCGAGTACTCTCCTCGGTAACGACGGGCGCGGCTGCAGAACAGGCGATTCGCATGGAGAAACCCACCGCGATTGTATCCAGCCTCTATCTTTCGGATATGACGGGTCTCGAGTTGGCTCAGAAGATTCGGGCCGATTATCCAAGCGCAGCCCCAGGATTCGTGCTCATTTCCAGTGAATCGGAAAGCAGCGAAGCTCAGCAACTGAGTCAGTTAAATCGCGTTTTGCTTTTGCCGAAGCCCTTCGGGCCGGAGCAGTTGGTGTCCAGCGTTCACTTGGTCACGGGACAGTCGATATCCGGTCGAGCGGGTTTAGCCCCGCCGATAACCCGGCGAAATAGAGCCGAGCTGCGAGTATTAGTGGTCGATGACAGCTCCACCGCTCGTGTACATGAACGGATAATCCTGAATCAGCTAGGCTTTACGCAAATTCACGAAGCTTCGGATGGAGCCCAGGCGATCGCGGCGGCGACTCGAGAAGCTTTCGACCTGATAGTCACCGATTACAATATGCCGCTTTTGGACGGTCGGGCGTTGGTAAGCTATTTGAAGCAAACTACGTCTACTGCGGCGGTTCCAATCGTCATGGTCACCACCGAAACGGAAGCTCGAATTTTGGATCCTGTGAGGGAATTGGGCGTAGCGGAGATATTCCCAAAAGCATTTCCGTCGGATCAGGTAGAAAGCTTGATGAAGAAGTTGTTCGGCTAA
- a CDS encoding chemotaxis protein CheA, producing the protein MTEVMREFILETFENLAQLDTNLIALEKSPGDRSTLASVFRTLHSIKGSAGFVGLPKLQAISHAAENLLSRLRSGELKFNRPIATTLLAVVDAIRQIISSIERDQTEGTGDYAHLIGELDRLRETGGTVSPGLETETAKIPSAAPTTIIASEPIFAEAVAHPAPPITEFSDNASTGPIVPLAPLVEEVPLAEANLEAENTPKNHATVADTTIRVDVGLLDKLMNLVGELVLARNQIVQHSSDNSDRGFVGTVQRLNLLTSELQAGVMKTRMQPISTLWSKFPRVVRDLAVACGKKVQLDMEGQGTELDKTILEAIRDPLTHLVRNSVDHGIEAPELRRSKGKSPEGRLVLHAFHESSKVVVEIRDDGGGIDPARVRDKAVRSKIITPEEAARLTDREAVNLIFMPGFSTTEQITQFSGRGVGMDVVRTNVEKIGGTVDVDSQVGLGTTVRMKIPLTLAIIPALSITCAGERYCIPQVNLLELVRIEGDQVARKIEKIHGTPVFRLRGNLLPIVFLQEQLKLSACRPEGSDLFIVVLQVEDRQLGLVVDAIHDTEEIVVKPLQKQHKSISVFAGATIMGDGRVALILDVMGIAVRSGVLSGRRGRSVGDANTKSASGVQTVPVLVFATFDDNRMAIPLPAVARLEEFSIANFEKAGSRQMIQYRGEILPLLDISQELRQFDSLGQRPSIQDVTYSEHFKNRESTPVVVCTEDGQNVGLIVDRIIDIVDEERTSQARSTRPGILFNAVVQGRVTEFPDISAIIRSLKA; encoded by the coding sequence ATGACCGAAGTGATGCGCGAGTTCATTCTCGAAACTTTCGAGAATCTGGCACAACTCGACACCAATCTGATCGCGCTGGAGAAATCGCCAGGCGATCGTTCGACGCTAGCCAGTGTTTTTCGAACCCTGCATAGCATTAAGGGATCCGCCGGCTTCGTCGGATTGCCGAAGTTGCAGGCGATCTCTCATGCGGCAGAAAATCTCCTCAGCCGACTCCGATCCGGAGAATTGAAATTCAATCGCCCAATTGCCACCACTCTGCTGGCAGTGGTCGACGCCATCCGACAGATTATTTCGTCCATCGAACGGGATCAAACGGAGGGAACCGGCGATTACGCGCATTTGATCGGCGAACTCGATCGGCTTCGAGAAACGGGTGGCACCGTTTCCCCTGGCCTGGAAACCGAGACGGCTAAAATCCCGTCAGCAGCTCCGACAACTATAATTGCATCCGAGCCAATTTTCGCCGAAGCTGTAGCACATCCTGCTCCTCCGATTACAGAGTTCTCAGACAATGCATCAACCGGGCCGATTGTTCCCCTCGCGCCCCTCGTTGAGGAAGTGCCGCTCGCCGAAGCCAATTTAGAAGCGGAAAATACTCCCAAAAATCACGCGACGGTCGCCGACACAACCATTCGCGTCGATGTGGGATTACTCGACAAGCTCATGAATCTGGTCGGTGAACTCGTACTGGCTCGCAATCAGATCGTTCAACACAGCAGTGATAATTCGGATCGTGGATTCGTCGGAACGGTTCAGCGCCTCAACCTGCTCACCAGCGAATTGCAGGCCGGGGTGATGAAGACTCGCATGCAGCCGATCTCCACACTCTGGAGTAAATTCCCTCGCGTGGTTCGAGATCTCGCCGTCGCCTGTGGGAAGAAAGTCCAGTTAGACATGGAAGGTCAGGGAACGGAACTCGACAAGACTATCCTCGAGGCCATCCGAGATCCTCTCACCCATCTCGTGCGGAATTCGGTCGATCATGGAATTGAAGCTCCCGAACTCCGGCGCTCCAAAGGAAAATCTCCCGAGGGGCGACTGGTACTTCATGCCTTTCACGAAAGCAGCAAAGTCGTAGTCGAAATTCGGGATGACGGCGGCGGCATTGATCCCGCCAGAGTACGGGATAAAGCTGTTCGTTCCAAGATTATTACTCCGGAAGAGGCCGCCCGGTTGACCGATCGTGAAGCGGTAAACCTGATCTTTATGCCCGGATTCAGTACCACCGAGCAGATCACGCAGTTTTCCGGTCGCGGGGTGGGGATGGATGTCGTCCGCACCAATGTGGAAAAGATAGGCGGCACCGTCGATGTCGATAGTCAGGTCGGTTTAGGTACTACCGTCCGAATGAAGATACCGCTTACATTGGCCATTATCCCTGCCCTTTCCATAACCTGCGCGGGAGAGAGGTACTGCATTCCTCAGGTGAACCTATTGGAACTGGTTCGGATTGAGGGAGACCAGGTCGCGCGAAAGATTGAAAAGATTCACGGTACGCCGGTATTTCGTCTTCGCGGCAACCTGTTGCCCATTGTTTTTTTGCAGGAACAGCTCAAGCTGAGTGCGTGCCGACCAGAGGGATCGGATCTATTCATCGTTGTCCTGCAGGTAGAGGACCGACAGCTGGGTTTAGTCGTCGACGCGATCCACGACACCGAAGAAATCGTGGTGAAGCCCCTTCAGAAACAGCACAAGTCGATCAGTGTGTTTGCCGGTGCGACCATTATGGGGGATGGTCGGGTTGCTTTGATTCTCGATGTCATGGGTATAGCCGTGAGATCGGGTGTGCTCTCCGGTCGTCGCGGACGATCCGTCGGAGACGCCAATACAAAATCGGCTTCGGGAGTTCAAACAGTCCCGGTACTCGTCTTCGCGACTTTCGACGACAATCGGATGGCCATTCCCCTACCGGCAGTTGCCCGACTGGAAGAATTTAGCATTGCCAATTTTGAAAAAGCCGGGTCGCGTCAGATGATCCAGTATCGAGGAGAAATCCTGCCACTTCTGGATATTTCACAAGAACTCCGACAGTTCGATTCTCTGGGTCAAAGACCCTCTATTCAGGATGTGACCTACAGCGAACACTTCAAGAATCGCGAATCGACACCCGTCGTTGTTTGTACCGAGGATGGACAAAATGTCGGCCTGATCGTGGATCGCATTATTGATATTGTCGATGAAGAACGCACCTCCCAGGCGCGATCTACTCGTCCAGGGATTCTCTTCAACGCAGTTGTTCAGGGCCGGGTTACTGAATTCCCGGATATCTCGGCAATAATCCGATCTCTGAAAGCATAG